A genomic segment from Legionella micdadei encodes:
- a CDS encoding VWA domain-containing protein: MMSEFHFLRPWWLLAILPLLGLCWSLWRQRTQSEAWTAVCDKHLLEHLIQAKGQGQRHLALFTLFLSGLFMCVSLAGPTWSRLPVPSFKQIQPRVLVLDMSNAMLNNDLTPDRLTRAKFKLHDLFKRRDVGQFGLVVYTSEPFVVSPLTDDAQTIDSLLSSLSPDIMPVEGQQLDTALEEAGQLISNAGYKHGQILVLTGETPNPTAMIVAKNLAAKQIYTSIMPIIANKTLSPLYEDLALAGQGQLIHFTDTSDDLEQWLTASGKQKQFSLSENDDVPLWRDEGRWFLLPALIFLLPVFRRGWLQRITL; the protein is encoded by the coding sequence ATTATGAGTGAATTTCATTTTCTCCGCCCCTGGTGGCTTCTCGCAATTTTACCTCTGCTTGGATTGTGCTGGTCTTTATGGCGGCAACGCACTCAATCTGAAGCTTGGACTGCAGTTTGTGACAAACATTTGCTTGAGCATTTAATACAAGCAAAAGGACAAGGACAACGGCATCTTGCCTTATTTACCTTATTCTTAAGTGGATTGTTTATGTGCGTCAGCTTGGCTGGTCCTACTTGGTCCCGATTACCTGTACCCTCTTTTAAACAAATTCAACCTAGGGTACTGGTTTTGGATATGTCAAACGCGATGCTTAATAATGATTTGACTCCAGATCGCCTTACTCGGGCTAAATTTAAGTTGCATGATTTATTTAAACGCCGTGATGTAGGGCAGTTTGGTTTAGTGGTTTATACGAGCGAACCTTTTGTCGTTTCACCTCTGACTGACGACGCGCAAACGATCGACTCGCTGTTATCCTCACTTAGCCCAGACATTATGCCGGTAGAAGGGCAGCAACTGGATACCGCTTTAGAAGAAGCAGGGCAATTAATAAGCAATGCGGGATATAAACATGGTCAGATATTGGTGCTCACCGGCGAAACGCCAAACCCAACTGCTATGATTGTGGCAAAAAACCTTGCTGCTAAACAAATTTATACTTCAATCATGCCCATAATTGCTAATAAGACATTAAGTCCCTTGTATGAAGATTTAGCTCTTGCGGGGCAAGGTCAACTCATTCACTTTACCGATACTTCCGATGATCTTGAACAGTGGTTAACAGCGTCGGGAAAGCAAAAGCAATTTAGTTTGAGCGAGAATGATGATGTGCCTTTATGGCGAGACGAAGGCCGCTGGTTTTTATTGCCAGCGTTAATCTTTTTGCTGCCGGTCTTTAGACGAGGTTGGCTGCAGAGGATAACTCTATGA
- a CDS encoding tetratricopeptide repeat protein, with protein MKIFWLFLLSIFACHTYAFSWVDLWSTKDQQAQHLMKKGQFKQAETTFQQADWRAAAAYRAGDYEQAAKEYQLLRSEQGYYNQGNALAHLGQYKEAIKAYSQALAINPNNKDALFNRKLLEDLLKQNQNQQNQQDQKQNQNKDQQSQNQQNKDQQGQNQQSQNQQNKDQQGQNQQSQNQQNKDQQGQNQQSQNQQNKDQQGQNQQSQNQQNKDQQGQNQQSQNQQNKDQQGQNQQSQNQQNKDQQGQNQQGQNQQAKQGDQKEGMNNTQSAEELEKQQAKEQWLRLIPDDPGGLMREKFLRDHLRREGGWYQ; from the coding sequence ATGAAAATTTTTTGGCTTTTTTTATTATCCATTTTTGCGTGTCACACCTATGCATTCAGCTGGGTAGACTTATGGTCCACCAAGGATCAACAGGCACAACATTTGATGAAAAAAGGGCAATTTAAACAAGCAGAGACAACTTTTCAGCAAGCCGATTGGCGTGCTGCTGCGGCTTATCGCGCAGGTGATTACGAACAAGCTGCAAAAGAGTATCAATTACTTCGGAGCGAGCAGGGTTATTATAACCAGGGTAATGCCTTGGCTCATCTAGGCCAATACAAAGAAGCAATTAAAGCTTATAGCCAAGCATTAGCAATTAATCCGAACAATAAAGATGCCTTATTCAATCGTAAGTTGTTAGAGGATTTGTTGAAGCAAAATCAAAACCAACAAAATCAGCAGGATCAAAAGCAAAATCAAAATAAAGATCAGCAAAGTCAAAACCAACAAAATAAGGACCAGCAAGGTCAAAACCAGCAAAGTCAAAACCAACAAAATAAGGACCAGCAAGGTCAAAACCAGCAAAGTCAAAACCAACAAAATAAGGACCAGCAAGGCCAAAACCAGCAAAGTCAAAACCAACAAAATAAGGACCAGCAAGGCCAAAACCAGCAAAGTCAAAACCAACAAAATAAGGACCAGCAAGGCCAAAACCAGCAAAGTCAAAACCAACAAAACAAGGACCAGCAAGGTCAAAACCAGCAAAGTCAAAACCAACAAAACAAGGACCAGCAAGGTCAAAACCAGCAGGGCCAAAACCAACAAGCAAAACAAGGGGATCAAAAGGAAGGGATGAACAATACGCAATCAGCTGAAGAATTAGAAAAACAACAGGCCAAAGAGCAATGGTTACGGTTAATTCCAGATGATCCAGGCGGATTAATGCGGGAAAAATTTTTGCGCGATCATCTACGCAGAGAAGGCGGGTGGTATCAATGA
- a CDS encoding BatD family protein → MKRIVLSLLLLCCSSIASAIVTLQLEAPQVQMGENFSLHLRIEGTQINTVPDLTPLQKDFTIVGTESNISYSIISGKVRAVSEWTILLTPKRSGVLPIPSLSIGQEKTSPLSIEITQLPPNSNSSQSTPTNSGNTQQSQQQDVMLTAEVDTNQPFVNQQVIYTVKLFNSSRLLDANYVPPQVEDALFVPFGDGRRYQVTHNGRLYAVEEQQFAIFPQKSGDLNIKPPIFNALVYDLAGPRRVSVQAQPTVLKVQPIPAQFQGKNWFPAKKVTLSVSYDKNTINLPEGSTLERTVTLQAVAVPAQLLPPINFGSSDQYSIYPEKPTVSNSFQQQDLVGTSTVKVTYLLNKPGKITIPPVTVPWFNTVTGKEEVSSLPGFTLNVFPAAGQAKQPSLLKPAATPPATQPTASPRNENKVLEKTKPESKSQSNLAWWVAAGFALAWLLTMVAWRWQRPKEPSVKQGKTKVLKELQEACLSNNPKLARDAILKWGRLLWPGVTLLNLIDLEKMVEDPILKEQIKALSEALYNEEAHKGWQGKLLWQAVSNFQPSSAGKNKANSLPPIHRI, encoded by the coding sequence ATGAAGCGAATAGTACTCAGTTTACTTTTGTTATGTTGTAGCAGTATAGCCTCTGCTATTGTGACCTTACAGCTTGAGGCTCCACAGGTGCAAATGGGGGAGAACTTTTCATTACATTTAAGAATTGAAGGCACCCAAATTAATACAGTGCCAGATCTGACTCCTCTGCAAAAGGATTTTACAATTGTTGGTACGGAAAGTAACATCAGCTATAGCATCATCAGTGGTAAGGTTCGCGCAGTAAGTGAGTGGACAATACTATTAACTCCAAAACGCAGCGGGGTATTACCCATACCTTCTTTGAGTATTGGCCAGGAAAAAACATCCCCCCTCAGCATTGAAATTACTCAGCTACCACCTAACAGCAACAGTAGCCAATCGACACCGACAAACTCAGGGAACACGCAACAGTCTCAGCAGCAAGATGTCATGCTTACCGCTGAAGTGGATACGAACCAGCCTTTTGTCAATCAGCAAGTGATTTACACAGTCAAGTTGTTTAATAGCAGCAGGTTACTGGATGCTAACTATGTACCTCCGCAAGTTGAGGACGCTTTGTTTGTCCCTTTTGGTGATGGCCGACGTTACCAAGTGACTCACAATGGTCGACTCTATGCAGTAGAAGAGCAGCAATTTGCTATTTTTCCGCAAAAAAGTGGCGATTTAAATATCAAACCTCCAATTTTTAATGCCTTAGTTTATGATCTTGCTGGCCCAAGACGGGTGAGTGTACAAGCACAACCAACTGTGCTTAAAGTGCAACCTATTCCTGCTCAATTCCAAGGTAAAAATTGGTTTCCTGCAAAAAAGGTTACACTGAGTGTAAGTTATGACAAAAATACGATTAACTTACCTGAAGGCAGTACGCTGGAACGCACGGTAACGCTACAGGCCGTCGCTGTTCCCGCACAGTTATTACCACCCATTAATTTTGGCAGCTCGGATCAATATAGCATTTATCCAGAAAAACCAACGGTGAGTAATAGCTTTCAGCAACAAGATTTAGTAGGAACTTCAACCGTTAAAGTCACCTATTTGCTTAATAAACCAGGTAAAATCACTATTCCACCTGTGACCGTGCCCTGGTTTAATACAGTGACCGGAAAAGAAGAGGTAAGCTCCCTGCCAGGGTTTACCCTCAATGTATTTCCTGCTGCAGGCCAGGCTAAGCAACCATCTCTTTTAAAGCCGGCGGCGACCCCCCCTGCTACACAACCAACTGCTTCCCCGCGCAATGAAAACAAAGTGTTGGAAAAAACAAAGCCGGAGAGTAAGTCACAAAGCAATCTTGCTTGGTGGGTTGCTGCCGGCTTTGCTCTAGCATGGTTACTTACAATGGTTGCATGGCGTTGGCAACGTCCCAAAGAACCTTCTGTTAAACAAGGTAAAACTAAAGTATTAAAGGAATTGCAAGAGGCATGTTTGAGTAACAACCCTAAATTGGCACGCGATGCCATACTTAAATGGGGGCGCTTGCTTTGGCCGGGCGTTACTCTATTAAACTTAATCGACTTAGAGAAGATGGTCGAAGATCCCATATTAAAAGAGCAAATTAAAGCACTCTCTGAAGCTTTGTATAATGAGGAAGCTCATAAAGGATGGCAAGGCAAGTTGTTGTGGCAAGCTGTATCGAATTTCCAGCCTAGTTCTGCGGGCAAAAACAAAGCGAATAGTTTGCCTCCTATTCACCGCATTTAA
- a CDS encoding amidase: protein MLLSEYYKYDAYDLADLIKTKQISPTEALDCAIQRMHEVNPALNAVITDCSEWAYQRIKLMRGDEPFYGVPVLIKDLGFMIKGIPYTAGSRFYASAVSPVTSDFIERLLDFGMLPFAKTNVPELGLSYVTESALHGPCRNPYDLSRTPGGSSGGSAAAVAAGIAPLATGNDGGGSIRIPAACCGLFGFKPTPGLIPTGPLVGEAWSGLATGHVITRTVRDSALLFELFTTPYGKPGQLLNRLSQRQHQHPLTIMLLDGAFPAVPVAKPCIEAMGRAIEVLKSLGHRIVERKVNLDLQAIGESVMLMIAANTCAEIENGEEFLKRKVKKDDLEPVTWEFMLQGKQITASQLIMAKNRVYQLLRPIHELFAQADLILTPALAQLPLPIGSLATDDDFMHYLQKNTEFSPFTSLSNQAGLPAMTMPVMSYDGIPLSVQFVAAKGQDGLLLELAMHLQTEFPDFSQPVIELRSCRDRN from the coding sequence ATGCTGTTAAGTGAATATTATAAGTATGACGCATATGACTTAGCTGATCTAATAAAGACTAAGCAGATAAGCCCGACAGAAGCACTCGATTGTGCAATACAGCGTATGCATGAGGTTAATCCCGCACTCAACGCAGTGATCACAGATTGCAGCGAATGGGCGTATCAACGGATTAAGCTGATGCGGGGGGATGAGCCTTTTTATGGTGTTCCAGTCTTAATCAAAGATTTGGGATTTATGATTAAAGGGATACCCTACACCGCGGGATCCCGTTTTTATGCCTCAGCAGTTTCGCCAGTAACGAGTGATTTTATCGAACGCTTGCTTGACTTTGGTATGTTGCCTTTTGCAAAAACAAATGTTCCTGAGTTGGGGTTGTCTTATGTGACTGAATCAGCTTTACATGGACCTTGCAGAAATCCTTATGATTTAAGTCGAACTCCTGGTGGATCTTCTGGAGGTTCTGCTGCAGCAGTTGCCGCTGGGATAGCGCCTTTAGCTACCGGAAATGATGGCGGTGGCTCAATCCGTATTCCTGCAGCCTGCTGTGGTTTGTTTGGATTTAAACCAACACCAGGTTTAATTCCGACTGGTCCTTTAGTCGGTGAAGCTTGGTCTGGGTTAGCGACTGGCCATGTTATAACCCGTACAGTACGCGATTCTGCGTTGTTATTTGAATTATTCACGACACCTTATGGCAAGCCAGGGCAATTATTAAACCGATTATCCCAGAGGCAACACCAACACCCGCTTACTATTATGTTGCTCGATGGTGCTTTTCCAGCTGTTCCAGTAGCAAAACCTTGCATAGAGGCAATGGGACGAGCAATCGAGGTACTAAAATCACTGGGTCATCGTATTGTTGAGCGAAAAGTAAATCTCGATTTGCAGGCTATTGGTGAGTCTGTGATGTTGATGATTGCCGCAAATACCTGTGCAGAAATAGAAAATGGAGAAGAATTTTTAAAGCGTAAGGTAAAAAAAGATGACTTGGAGCCGGTGACTTGGGAGTTTATGCTCCAAGGCAAGCAAATTACCGCTTCGCAGTTGATCATGGCAAAAAATCGAGTGTATCAATTGTTGCGGCCAATCCATGAGTTATTTGCTCAAGCCGATCTTATTTTAACTCCCGCTTTGGCACAGCTCCCCCTTCCAATCGGCAGTTTAGCAACAGACGATGATTTTATGCACTATCTGCAAAAAAATACTGAATTCTCTCCTTTTACCTCCTTGTCTAATCAGGCTGGGTTGCCAGCGATGACTATGCCAGTTATGTCATATGATGGGATTCCCCTTTCAGTCCAATTTGTGGCAGCAAAAGGTCAAGACGGTTTGCTTTTAGAGTTGGCCATGCACTTGCAAACCGAATTTCCTGATTTTTCGCAGCCGGTAATTGAGCTTCGAAGCTGCCGAGATAGAAATTGA
- a CDS encoding cold-shock protein, with amino-acid sequence MSGTIETGHVKWFNDEKGYGFISRDNGQDDVFVHFRSINSTANRKTLQEGQRVEFKVIKGPKGLQAEEVTAI; translated from the coding sequence ATGTCTGGTACAATAGAAACCGGCCACGTTAAGTGGTTTAATGATGAGAAAGGTTATGGCTTTATCAGCCGTGACAATGGTCAAGACGATGTGTTTGTTCATTTTCGTTCAATCAACAGCACTGCTAATCGTAAGACATTACAAGAAGGTCAACGGGTAGAGTTTAAAGTGATCAAAGGACCTAAAGGTCTACAAGCAGAAGAAGTAACTGCTATATAA
- a CDS encoding ribonuclease T2 family protein: MTRLITLLLLVLPLFCHSSINVTGHFKVNKVCPAYVSKNKKSNPDNLFIQPGQQYPIEEINRYPNPEWIRIEWSNTITKNPLRWVEINCGVFDYQAMAKKSCQTNPGFADSYVLALSWLPAFCQTRGYRESKPECLHSLPNSFQASHLVLHGLWPNQQTCGQEYGFCNERIHTHYCDYPPVRLSTIVASNLRQMMPSYAYGGCLERYEWSKHGSCQTLSPDDYFSLAIRLSREANSTPLGKFLHEHVGATVLRVQLREAIRQSFGQNTVSKVYLRCKKDLLVDLYIQLPALIPANESLQNLVQQAPEFVRYDACPASIKISDFNKS, encoded by the coding sequence ATGACCAGATTGATCACGTTATTGTTGCTTGTGCTCCCTCTTTTTTGCCACTCATCGATTAATGTCACAGGACATTTCAAAGTCAATAAAGTGTGTCCGGCTTATGTTTCTAAAAATAAAAAAAGCAATCCTGATAATTTATTCATTCAACCAGGACAACAATACCCTATTGAAGAAATCAATCGGTATCCTAATCCTGAGTGGATAAGAATAGAATGGAGCAATACGATAACTAAAAATCCATTAAGATGGGTAGAGATCAATTGCGGTGTGTTTGATTATCAGGCTATGGCCAAGAAGTCATGTCAAACGAATCCAGGTTTTGCTGACTCTTATGTCTTGGCTCTAAGTTGGCTTCCCGCTTTTTGTCAAACGCGTGGTTACCGAGAAAGTAAACCGGAGTGTTTGCATTCACTGCCCAATTCCTTCCAAGCGAGTCATCTGGTATTACATGGTTTATGGCCAAACCAGCAAACTTGTGGACAAGAGTATGGGTTTTGTAATGAGAGAATACATACTCATTATTGTGACTATCCACCTGTCCGTTTAAGTACGATTGTTGCCAGTAACTTACGTCAAATGATGCCGAGTTATGCATACGGCGGTTGCCTTGAGCGCTACGAGTGGAGTAAACATGGAAGTTGCCAAACCCTTTCTCCAGATGACTATTTTTCATTGGCAATCCGGTTGAGTCGAGAAGCAAATTCAACACCATTAGGGAAATTCTTGCATGAGCATGTCGGTGCTACAGTGTTGCGCGTCCAATTAAGAGAGGCGATTCGCCAATCATTTGGTCAAAATACTGTGAGCAAAGTTTATTTGCGTTGCAAAAAGGATTTGCTCGTTGATCTTTACATCCAATTGCCTGCGTTAATTCCAGCCAATGAATCGTTGCAAAACTTAGTGCAACAGGCCCCTGAATTCGTGCGTTATGACGCTTGCCCGGCAAGTATTAAGATTTCTGATTTTAATAAATCATAG
- a CDS encoding phosphotransferase — MNNPIAFYKDKFDLQEATFLKIEHKDALVAIVYKINQANHKEYILKICPRYPDYLCEIYFLNNLVNKLPVPHIYKTIDQTEDTYGAILMEYLPGNLPKKTDLTRALMFEIGALLAKIHSNKVVGYGNLTQSNLLSLNPTSYFTLKFEEGIAECSNNMPGKLLNSCCHFYNQHVHLLGSVDGPCITHRDFRPGNILVNKGKVSGIIDWSSARGSFAEEDFCSLELGEWTNNPELKINFLKGYESIRKVPDYFKVMPCLLLSKAIATIGFTVKTGTWSNKNARLYQRSRRLLERILEIN, encoded by the coding sequence ATGAATAATCCAATTGCATTTTATAAGGATAAATTTGATTTACAGGAGGCGACTTTTCTGAAAATTGAGCATAAGGATGCACTTGTCGCCATTGTCTATAAAATAAATCAAGCAAACCATAAAGAGTATATTTTAAAGATATGTCCACGCTACCCCGATTATTTGTGTGAAATTTATTTTTTAAATAATTTAGTAAATAAATTACCCGTGCCGCATATATACAAAACGATAGATCAAACCGAGGACACTTATGGGGCTATTTTAATGGAATATCTTCCTGGGAATTTGCCTAAAAAAACTGATCTAACAAGAGCGTTAATGTTTGAAATTGGTGCTTTGCTTGCCAAAATTCATTCAAATAAAGTCGTAGGTTATGGAAATCTAACTCAATCTAATCTTTTAAGTTTAAACCCAACGTCTTATTTTACTTTGAAATTTGAAGAAGGTATTGCTGAGTGCAGCAATAATATGCCAGGAAAATTACTGAATTCATGTTGCCACTTTTATAATCAACATGTTCATTTGTTGGGCTCTGTTGATGGACCTTGTATCACTCATCGAGATTTTCGGCCTGGCAATATCCTTGTTAATAAAGGCAAAGTATCGGGAATTATTGATTGGTCTTCTGCCAGAGGGAGTTTTGCCGAAGAGGATTTCTGCTCTCTTGAGCTTGGGGAATGGACAAATAATCCAGAGCTTAAAATTAACTTTCTTAAAGGTTACGAGAGCATTCGTAAAGTCCCTGATTATTTTAAAGTGATGCCATGTCTGCTTCTAAGTAAAGCGATTGCCACTATAGGTTTTACAGTGAAAACAGGAACCTGGAGCAATAAAAACGCAAGATTGTATCAGCGAAGCCGACGATTATTGGAACGTATTTTAGAAATAAATTAG
- a CDS encoding YaiI/YqxD family protein: protein MVIWIDGDACPKAIKQILFRAAVKRLVRVMIVANHFATIPPSPLIRRVQVESGFDKADKYIITHIEPKDLVITTDIVLADEVITKGALALTPRGMLYTPNNIKQILTMRHFNESLRETGLIRGGLDTLSGKEIQNFSNHLDRIITLSQS from the coding sequence ATGGTAATTTGGATTGATGGTGATGCCTGCCCAAAGGCAATTAAACAAATTTTATTTCGGGCCGCTGTAAAGCGACTTGTGAGGGTGATGATTGTTGCAAATCATTTTGCGACGATTCCTCCTTCACCTTTAATTAGGCGAGTGCAAGTAGAGTCAGGGTTTGACAAGGCAGATAAATATATAATCACCCACATAGAGCCCAAAGATTTAGTCATTACCACTGATATTGTTTTAGCCGATGAGGTTATTACAAAAGGCGCTCTTGCCCTTACTCCACGCGGCATGCTGTATACCCCTAACAATATTAAGCAAATTCTAACAATGCGGCATTTCAATGAATCACTAAGAGAAACGGGGCTCATTCGAGGAGGATTAGACACTTTAAGCGGAAAGGAAATTCAAAATTTTTCAAACCATTTAGATAGAATCATTACGTTATCGCAATCATAG
- a CDS encoding GIN domain-containing protein: MRRFLLLLLVLVLSSCAHHPQILPATLKGRTEEYVVPPFTQVRAEGLINVSLHTGYKNPKVILHGDPRDLVDVLIEVKDGRLNIKIPKGHPHYGEVTAEVRAHFLNSFTYKGEGTIGGSNIHSSLLDLNIDNSGQTTLGGYIVLRKLKASGGGNIQISGIHTQYLQLNITGKTKVQLAGVINVSKLNLEGDALLSMYWIKAPVLSVCQRGRSFIQLAGVVDRLDVELWDSAHFNGRYLRAKSAFVKTHDRSIADLTATKHQHTLATDASDIYFYKVSQTAADFMAYAGSVLDMRDWNRPDLNDYTRYNSPSSAPGDIPLIAGLSK; the protein is encoded by the coding sequence ATGCGGCGTTTCTTATTGCTTCTTCTAGTACTAGTGCTATCGAGCTGTGCGCATCATCCACAAATATTGCCTGCAACATTAAAGGGAAGAACAGAAGAATATGTTGTCCCGCCTTTTACTCAAGTTCGAGCCGAAGGGTTAATCAATGTGAGCTTGCATACCGGCTACAAAAACCCAAAAGTCATATTACATGGCGATCCCCGAGATTTAGTGGATGTTTTGATTGAAGTTAAGGATGGTCGTTTAAACATTAAAATTCCTAAAGGCCATCCTCACTATGGTGAAGTCACCGCGGAAGTTCGGGCTCATTTCCTAAACTCTTTTACTTACAAAGGAGAAGGGACTATCGGAGGGAGTAATATCCATTCCAGTCTTCTTGATTTAAATATCGATAATTCAGGCCAGACTACATTGGGTGGTTATATTGTCCTGCGTAAGCTAAAAGCCAGTGGTGGGGGTAATATCCAGATTAGTGGAATTCATACTCAGTATTTACAATTGAATATCACGGGTAAAACTAAAGTCCAATTGGCTGGTGTCATTAATGTTTCTAAATTAAATCTTGAAGGGGATGCTCTATTGAGCATGTATTGGATAAAAGCCCCGGTGTTATCCGTTTGCCAACGAGGCCGGTCTTTTATTCAGTTAGCCGGTGTTGTCGATAGACTGGATGTGGAGTTATGGGATTCTGCCCATTTTAATGGCCGATATTTACGCGCAAAAAGTGCTTTTGTCAAAACACATGATCGCTCCATCGCCGATTTAACGGCGACTAAACATCAGCACACATTAGCTACGGATGCCAGTGATATCTATTTTTATAAAGTTTCTCAGACTGCAGCAGATTTTATGGCGTATGCAGGTTCCGTACTCGATATGCGCGATTGGAATCGTCCCGATCTGAATGATTATACTCGGTATAACAGCCCAAGTTCAGCTCCAGGGGATATCCCCTTAATTGCCGGTCTTTCGAAATAA
- a CDS encoding alpha/beta hydrolase — protein MNIDAFRCMRQGKQLFTLSQQDAFLLAPIEQRNDKTHRALLLLHGFSSTPAVFRLLLPSLVLYYDAVLCPVLVGHGENLDSFAKVKANDWLAQTEETCEILLDQFAEVDVMGLSLGGILACHLSAKFSLHHLYLLAPALDLRLGLNHAVKLAKTLSWLGFRKVRAAAGNLYTSENCEIAYRQLPLSTIIEMLTLVQQFQFTVPTCPTDLFLGCHDLVVSSWRVADRFAEKDHINIHWLPNSAHVLPLDGDQSIILSCVKQNSAR, from the coding sequence ATGAACATTGATGCTTTTCGTTGCATGCGCCAAGGTAAACAACTTTTTACTTTGAGCCAACAAGATGCTTTTCTTCTGGCCCCTATCGAACAGCGTAATGATAAAACTCATCGTGCTTTATTATTGCTCCATGGTTTTTCTTCTACGCCGGCTGTATTTCGTCTTTTACTGCCCTCCCTTGTCCTTTACTATGATGCAGTCCTATGTCCTGTTTTGGTAGGTCACGGCGAAAATCTTGATTCCTTTGCTAAAGTAAAAGCAAATGATTGGTTAGCGCAAACTGAAGAGACCTGTGAAATTTTACTCGACCAATTTGCCGAAGTAGATGTCATGGGGCTTTCATTGGGTGGGATTTTGGCTTGCCATTTAAGCGCAAAATTTAGCCTACATCATCTCTATTTATTAGCTCCCGCACTCGATTTACGCTTAGGCCTTAACCATGCGGTTAAGCTTGCAAAAACATTAAGCTGGCTTGGTTTCCGAAAAGTGCGTGCCGCAGCAGGTAATTTATACACTTCGGAAAATTGCGAAATTGCTTACAGGCAACTGCCACTTTCAACGATCATCGAAATGCTGACTTTAGTTCAGCAATTTCAATTCACTGTTCCCACCTGTCCAACTGATTTATTCCTTGGTTGTCATGACCTCGTCGTGTCTTCATGGCGAGTGGCCGATCGGTTTGCTGAGAAAGATCACATCAATATTCATTGGCTTCCTAATTCAGCGCACGTATTGCCTTTAGATGGGGATCAATCGATAATCCTTTCTTGTGTAAAACAAAATTCAGCAAGATAA
- a CDS encoding guanosine monophosphate reductase codes for MNNHAITFDDVLLVPAYNHHESRRVVDISMADRLGKLKVQLPVISSNMDTITESKMANFMHSKGGIGALHRFLSIEDNIKEFKRCIGQVFVSVGCTDTELQRAEALRDAGADFFCVDVAHGHAKYVGKTLKSLRKMLGSRCIMAGNVATYAGADYLASCGADIIKAGIGGGSVCSTRIKTGFGIPMLTCIQDCARSDRSIVADGGIRTSGDIVKALAFGADFVMIGGMLAGTDPTPGEVITKEDGRQVKRYRGMASREAQEEFLGQMQEWKTAEGVATEVSYRDTQDAIIADIIGGLRSGLTYAGADTISELQRKLDYVIVTQAGRLESLPHKLLEGR; via the coding sequence CCATGCCATCACTTTCGATGATGTTTTGCTAGTTCCTGCTTATAATCATCATGAATCCAGGCGTGTAGTCGACATCAGCATGGCAGACCGGCTAGGTAAGCTTAAAGTTCAATTGCCCGTGATCAGTTCCAATATGGATACAATCACCGAGAGCAAAATGGCTAATTTCATGCATAGCAAAGGCGGTATCGGCGCTTTACACCGTTTTTTAAGCATCGAAGATAACATTAAGGAATTTAAACGCTGCATAGGCCAGGTCTTTGTCTCCGTTGGTTGTACCGATACAGAATTACAACGGGCAGAAGCACTTCGCGATGCCGGAGCAGATTTCTTTTGTGTGGATGTCGCTCACGGCCATGCAAAATACGTGGGTAAGACGTTAAAAAGTTTAAGAAAAATGCTCGGAAGCCGCTGTATTATGGCAGGAAATGTAGCCACTTATGCCGGTGCTGATTACCTTGCTTCTTGTGGCGCTGACATCATTAAAGCAGGCATTGGCGGGGGGTCGGTGTGTAGTACCCGCATCAAAACCGGGTTTGGAATCCCCATGCTGACTTGCATTCAAGATTGTGCCCGTTCCGATCGCTCAATTGTTGCGGATGGTGGTATTCGTACCTCCGGAGACATTGTTAAAGCACTCGCTTTTGGCGCTGATTTTGTCATGATTGGCGGGATGTTAGCGGGTACCGACCCCACCCCTGGCGAAGTGATTACTAAAGAAGATGGTCGCCAAGTCAAACGTTATCGAGGGATGGCATCACGCGAAGCACAAGAGGAATTTTTAGGGCAAATGCAAGAATGGAAAACAGCTGAAGGAGTGGCAACAGAGGTCTCTTACCGTGACACACAAGATGCAATTATTGCTGATATCATCGGTGGTTTGCGATCAGGTTTGACATACGCAGGGGCGGACACAATCAGCGAGCTACAGCGTAAATTGGATTATGTTATAGTTACGCAAGCTGGCCGATTGGAAAGTCTACCGCATAAGCTATTAGAAGGGAGATAA